GCCTTGCCGTCCTCGGCCTTCCTCTCGACGCCGACCTTCATCTGGGCGAAGGCGGGTATGAATTTCGAGACGGGATCATCGAGCGAGAGCTTGCCCTCCTCGACCAGCATCATCGCCATGACGGAGGTGATCGGCTTCGACATCGAATAGAGCCGGAAGATCGTGTCCGCGCTCATCGAAAGCTGGGTCGCGACGTCGCGGACGCCGAAATTCTCGTAATAGACCGGCTTGCCGTGCTGCTGGAGCAGCAGGATGGCGCCGGGAATCTTGCCGGTGGCGACCTCGTTTCGGATGTAATCGGAAACCTTTGCCAGGCCTTCGGCCGAGAATTTGCGCGTAGCGCTCTCCGAACTCGCATGCGCACCGACCATGCCGAACAGAAGAACGAGCGCCGCGACCAGGGCGCGGCGCCCGAACATTTCACTTCTCCATGGCTTCATAGACGAGCTGCTTCAATGTCCGTTGCACGCGCTGGCGCTCGGTCGGCGTCTGCTCCAGGAGGACGAAGAACATGTCCTGCTTGGGATCGATGACGAAATAGCAGCCGGAGGCGCCATCCCACTTCAATTCGCCGAGATTGCCGGGCGGCGGCGGCTTTGCGTTGCCGGGACCGGTACGCACGGCGAGCCCGAGACCGAAGCCGAACCCGTCGCCGGGGAAATAGAAGTAATCGCGATCGACGCCGGAGCCCGGTCCGACCTGATCGGTCGTCATCAGCGTGAATGTCTCGGGCTTGAGGATGGTCTTGCCGTCGAGGCTGCCGCCGTTGAGCAGCATCTGCGCGAAGCGTTCGTAGTCGGCCATGGTCGTGACCATGCCGCCGCTGGCGAACTGGATCTTCTTTGCGACGGTGGGATCGTTGATCCGGCCGACCCGGAAATCACTGTCGTTCGGCACCGGCTGCGCCAGCAGCTTCTGCTTCTCGGGGGCCGTGACGAAGAAGCCGGTATCGACCATGCCCAGGGGATCGAGCAGCTTCTCCCGCATGATGTCGATGAGCGACTTGCCGGCCGCGACCTCCATCACACGCGCCAGCACGTCGGTGGAATGACCGTATTGCCAGAGCGCGCCCGGCTGGTTGTGCAGCGGCAATTTTGCGATGCGCTCGGCGAACTCGGCGAGGTCGTAATCGCCGGCATAGAGGTTGGCCTCGCGATAGGCCTTGCGCACCAGGCTGTCGCCATAGAAGCCATAGGTGATGCCGGAGGTGTGGCGCATCAGGTCGAGCACGGTCATCGGCCGGTTCGGCGGCACCAGCTCGAGCGACTTGCTGCCGTCCTCGGCCTTCTTCTCGACGCCGACCTTCACATTGGCGAAGGACGGGATGTATTTCGAGACGGGATCATCGAGCTTGATCTTGCCGTCCTCGACCAATTGCATCGCGACCACCGAGGTGATCGCCTTGGTCATCGAGAACAGGCGGAAGATGGTTTTGTCGGTGATCGGCGCCTTGCTGACCACGTCCTGCACGCCGAAGGCCTCGTGGTAGACCGCCTTGCCGTGCTGCTTGATCAGCACGGTGGCTCCGGCAATCTTGCCGGTCGCGACTTCGTTCTTGAAGAATTCGCTGATCTTGGCGAGCTTGTCCTGATTGAAACGCGCTCCGGCCGGAATCTCGTAGGTTCCCTCC
This genomic stretch from Bradyrhizobium daqingense harbors:
- a CDS encoding serine hydrolase domain-containing protein yields the protein MISHSGLRALLCGALVSLGAMSFARAEGTYEIPAGARFNQDKLAKISEFFKNEVATGKIAGATVLIKQHGKAVYHEAFGVQDVVSKAPITDKTIFRLFSMTKAITSVVAMQLVEDGKIKLDDPVSKYIPSFANVKVGVEKKAEDGSKSLELVPPNRPMTVLDLMRHTSGITYGFYGDSLVRKAYREANLYAGDYDLAEFAERIAKLPLHNQPGALWQYGHSTDVLARVMEVAAGKSLIDIMREKLLDPLGMVDTGFFVTAPEKQKLLAQPVPNDSDFRVGRINDPTVAKKIQFASGGMVTTMADYERFAQMLLNGGSLDGKTILKPETFTLMTTDQVGPGSGVDRDYFYFPGDGFGFGLGLAVRTGPGNAKPPPPGNLGELKWDGASGCYFVIDPKQDMFFVLLEQTPTERQRVQRTLKQLVYEAMEK